Proteins encoded within one genomic window of Sulfurovum sp. XGS-02:
- the purD gene encoding phosphoribosylamine--glycine ligase, producing the protein MNVLIIGAGGREYSIGLALTKDENVEKIYFAPGNGATDTLGENLEISDFSALADFVEDNGIELTIVGPEAPLVGGIVDVFKERGLTIFGPTAQAAQLEGSKIFMKNFLARHNVPTAKYIETDSLQDAYDFIMTLDAPIVVKADGLCGGKGVIIAQSHDEAKKAAGEMLSGNSFGDAGTSIVVEEFLDGYELSVFAICDGKDYVVLPAAQDHKRLLNNDEGPNTGGMGAYAPTPLVNDEIYRKLNERVIEPTLKGMEAEGMPFTGVLFIGVMVVKGEPIILEYNVRFGDPECEELMPLLKSPASELFYKAATGDLKNAKIEFHDKYAVGVVMASKDYPYKSTPPAEIIVDDIYHEEVKENAHISYAGVTRGEDGKLYATGGRVLVCVGIGDSIKEAQKRAYMLVGQVHFAGKQCRTDIAYQAL; encoded by the coding sequence ATGAATGTATTGATAATAGGTGCCGGCGGTAGAGAATACTCTATTGGTTTGGCATTGACAAAAGATGAGAATGTAGAGAAGATCTATTTTGCACCGGGCAATGGAGCGACAGATACCTTAGGTGAGAATCTGGAGATCAGTGACTTTTCTGCATTGGCTGATTTTGTTGAAGACAATGGTATCGAACTAACGATTGTGGGGCCTGAAGCACCATTGGTAGGCGGTATTGTGGATGTCTTTAAAGAGAGAGGTCTTACGATCTTTGGACCTACAGCCCAAGCGGCACAACTTGAAGGTTCCAAGATCTTTATGAAAAACTTTCTTGCCCGTCACAATGTGCCTACAGCCAAGTACATTGAAACGGATTCATTGCAGGATGCCTATGACTTTATCATGACGCTGGATGCACCGATCGTAGTGAAAGCTGATGGACTTTGCGGTGGTAAGGGTGTGATCATTGCGCAAAGTCATGATGAAGCAAAAAAAGCTGCGGGTGAAATGCTTTCAGGTAACTCATTTGGTGATGCGGGAACAAGTATCGTTGTGGAAGAGTTCCTGGATGGTTATGAGCTTTCTGTATTTGCTATCTGTGATGGGAAAGATTATGTGGTTTTACCTGCCGCACAGGACCATAAAAGACTTCTCAACAATGATGAAGGACCAAATACAGGCGGTATGGGTGCCTATGCCCCTACACCGCTGGTCAATGATGAGATCTATCGTAAGTTGAACGAACGCGTTATAGAGCCTACACTGAAGGGTATGGAAGCTGAAGGTATGCCGTTTACGGGTGTACTTTTTATCGGTGTGATGGTGGTAAAAGGTGAGCCTATCATCCTTGAGTATAATGTACGTTTTGGGGATCCTGAATGTGAAGAGTTGATGCCACTGCTCAAGTCTCCGGCTTCTGAACTCTTTTATAAGGCAGCAACAGGTGATCTTAAAAATGCCAAGATAGAGTTTCATGACAAATATGCGGTCGGCGTCGTGATGGCAAGTAAAGACTATCCGTATAAAAGTACACCGCCTGCAGAGATCATCGTAGATGATATCTACCATGAAGAGGTAAAGGAAAATGCACATATCTCCTATGCGGGAGTCACGCGTGGTGAAGATGGAAAACTCTATGCAACAGGGGGTAGGGTACTGGTATGTGTAGGTATCGGTGATAGTATCAAAGAGGCACAAAAGCGTGCCTATATGTTGGTAGGACAGGTCCATTTTGCAGGCAAGCAGTGTCGTACAGACATCG